One genomic region from Fictibacillus marinisediminis encodes:
- a CDS encoding homocysteine synthase, which yields MSEEREYGFETVSLHEGQKVDPTTGARAVPIYQTTSYQFNSTEHAANLFGLKEFGNIYSRIMNPTQDAFEQTIAKLEGGVGALAVASGQAAITYSILNIAGAGDEIVASGSLYGGTYNLFANTLPKLGINFKFADVDNLQSFRDAITEKTKAVYIETIGNPKIDVADISAIAEIAHEAGVPLIVDNTFATPYLCRPIEHGADIVVHSATKFIGGHGTSIGGLIIDSGKFDWTNGKFPGLTEPDESYNGVVYTEAVGPLAYIIKARVQLLRDLGSCVSPFNSFLFIQGLETLALRVERHSENALKVAKYLKEHPAVDWVNYPGLEDNKFNELAQKYLPKGAGAILTFGVKGGVEEGRKLIESVKLFSHLANVGDSKSLIIHPASTTHQQLTEEEQLRAGVSPEMVRLSVGIETIDDIIYDLEQALAVISPVPSGQ from the coding sequence ATGAGTGAAGAAAGAGAATATGGTTTTGAGACGGTTTCATTGCACGAGGGACAGAAAGTAGATCCGACAACAGGCGCGAGGGCGGTTCCGATTTACCAGACAACGTCTTATCAGTTCAACAGTACGGAGCACGCAGCCAACCTTTTTGGTTTAAAAGAGTTTGGGAATATTTACAGCAGAATCATGAACCCGACACAGGATGCGTTTGAACAGACGATTGCAAAGCTTGAAGGCGGTGTAGGAGCGCTGGCGGTGGCATCCGGCCAGGCGGCGATTACGTATTCCATATTAAACATAGCGGGAGCAGGTGACGAAATTGTAGCGTCTGGCTCTTTATATGGCGGAACGTATAACTTGTTTGCGAATACACTTCCGAAGCTCGGAATCAATTTTAAATTTGCAGATGTGGATAACCTTCAGTCCTTCCGTGATGCCATTACTGAAAAGACAAAAGCCGTTTACATCGAGACGATCGGGAATCCGAAAATTGACGTGGCAGATATCTCGGCCATTGCAGAAATTGCTCATGAAGCAGGTGTTCCCCTTATCGTAGACAATACGTTTGCGACACCATATCTTTGCCGTCCGATCGAGCATGGAGCAGACATTGTCGTTCATTCCGCTACAAAATTCATTGGCGGACACGGCACATCGATTGGAGGATTAATCATAGATTCCGGTAAGTTTGATTGGACGAACGGCAAATTCCCGGGACTTACGGAGCCGGATGAAAGCTATAATGGCGTCGTTTATACGGAAGCAGTCGGACCGCTGGCTTATATTATCAAGGCGCGTGTCCAATTGCTCAGAGACCTCGGTTCTTGCGTATCGCCGTTTAACTCCTTCCTCTTTATTCAAGGGTTAGAAACGCTGGCACTGCGTGTAGAACGGCATAGTGAAAATGCCCTGAAGGTGGCGAAATACCTAAAAGAACATCCTGCTGTCGACTGGGTGAACTATCCTGGATTAGAAGATAACAAGTTTAATGAGCTGGCGCAGAAATATTTGCCTAAAGGTGCTGGTGCTATCCTCACTTTCGGGGTAAAAGGCGGTGTAGAAGAAGGAAGAAAGCTCATCGAAAGTGTGAAGTTATTCTCTCACTTGGCGAACGTTGGGGATTCCAAATCTTTGATTATCCATCCGGCAAGCACTACGCATCAGCAGCTGACAGAGGAAGAGCAGCTTAGAGCAGGAGTATCGCCTGAGATGGTAAGGCTATCGGTGGGCATTGAAACGATTGATGATATTATCTATGATCTCGAGCAGGCACTAGCGGTAATAAGTCCGGTTCCAAGCGGCCAGTAA
- a CDS encoding DUF86 domain-containing protein: MYFVDRKKIEHHLVFLESLLQQAKKLAGKEGDVEKLALERAAHVIIESMIDVGNSMIDGFIMRDPGSYEDILDILEDERVITAQNAKGLKKVVLLRKMLVQQFASVSHSEISEVLLENVGSIESFPADVRRYIEQELGPVSAFLPEEDQK; this comes from the coding sequence ATGTATTTTGTTGACAGAAAAAAGATTGAACACCATTTAGTATTTCTGGAATCATTGCTTCAGCAGGCAAAGAAACTGGCCGGCAAGGAAGGTGATGTAGAAAAGCTGGCTCTTGAACGAGCGGCTCACGTTATCATCGAAAGTATGATCGATGTTGGGAATTCGATGATCGATGGCTTCATCATGAGGGATCCGGGCAGTTATGAAGACATATTGGATATCCTTGAGGATGAAAGAGTGATCACGGCGCAAAATGCGAAAGGATTGAAAAAGGTTGTATTGCTGCGCAAAATGCTGGTCCAGCAATTTGCGAGTGTCAGCCATTCTGAAATTTCCGAGGTCCTTTTGGAAAATGTTGGATCGATCGAAAGTTTCCCTGCCGATGTGAGACGCTATATTGAACAAGAATTGGGGCCTGTTTCTGCATTTTTGCCTGAAGAGGATCAGAAGTAA
- a CDS encoding 2-hydroxyacid dehydrogenase, translated as MKPYVYITRKLPQETLAELQEIAEVEMWMEEEKPVPRSILLEKANKAAGLLTMLSDRIDEELLRQAPYLKAVANLAVGFDNINVEASSKYGVTVCNTPDVLTDTTADLAFGLLMAAGRRITEAAEYIKDGKWNSWSPLLLAGTDIHHKTLGIVGMGRIGEAVARRASGFDMKVLYHNRRRKIETEERLGLSYRIFEDLLKESDYIVCLTPLTPETKDLFNEKAFKMMKDTALFINVSRGGVVVEEALDRALSEGWINGAGLDVFREEPINPDHPLLRHPNLTALPHIGSASTETRLKMARLAVSNIAHVLQGIKPPAAVNTGNHE; from the coding sequence ATGAAGCCCTATGTGTACATAACAAGAAAATTACCACAAGAAACACTTGCTGAACTGCAGGAAATCGCTGAGGTGGAAATGTGGATGGAAGAAGAAAAACCGGTTCCGCGCAGTATTCTGCTTGAAAAGGCAAATAAGGCAGCAGGACTGCTGACGATGCTCTCAGACCGAATTGATGAGGAGCTTTTGCGCCAGGCGCCGTACTTAAAGGCTGTAGCTAATCTTGCTGTTGGATTCGATAATATTAATGTGGAAGCTTCTTCAAAATACGGAGTGACCGTCTGCAACACACCTGATGTGCTTACAGACACAACAGCAGACCTGGCATTCGGATTGCTGATGGCAGCCGGGAGGAGAATTACAGAAGCAGCAGAATATATTAAAGATGGAAAATGGAACAGCTGGAGCCCCCTTCTTCTTGCAGGTACTGATATTCACCATAAAACATTGGGAATCGTTGGCATGGGGCGTATTGGTGAAGCGGTAGCCAGACGGGCATCAGGCTTTGATATGAAGGTTCTTTATCATAACCGCCGTCGAAAGATTGAAACTGAGGAAAGGCTGGGGCTCTCTTACCGGATATTCGAGGACTTGCTGAAAGAATCGGATTATATTGTCTGTTTAACGCCGCTTACGCCAGAAACGAAGGATCTATTTAATGAAAAGGCTTTTAAGATGATGAAAGATACGGCGCTGTTTATAAATGTATCGCGAGGCGGAGTAGTGGTTGAGGAGGCGCTGGACCGTGCGTTATCAGAGGGCTGGATCAATGGTGCAGGTCTGGATGTATTCCGGGAAGAGCCGATCAATCCAGACCATCCGCTTTTAAGACATCCTAATTTGACGGCACTTCCACACATTGGGAGTGCAAGTACAGAAACACGCCTTAAGATGGCAAGACTTGCTGTGAGTAATATTGCTCATGTATTGCAGGGGATAAAGCCTCCTGCAGCTGTGAATACAGGTAATCATGAATAA
- a CDS encoding homoserine dehydrogenase produces MVESVSVGLLGLGTVGSGVVRMVEGHQEELLHRVGCPVYIEKVLVQNLDKERSCTIKPELLTSNAEEVVNHPEIDVVIEVIGGIELAREYILLALNNKKHVITANKDLMALHGAELLSAAEKNGCDLFYEASVAGGIPIIRTLVDGLASDRITKMMGIVNGTTNYILTKMDKQNLTFEEVLKEAQDLGYAEADPTSDVEGIDAARKMAILASLGFSMNIHLDDVEVKGISNITSDDLVYARQFGYSMKLIGNARKDGGKVEVSVEPTLLPDTHPLASVQNEYNAVYIYGEAVGETMFFGPGAGQLPTATSIVSDLVAVVRNMRLGVNGKSVVAPQFEKQLKQADEIEGKYFYRLHVKDEAGTFSSLTSVFAENHVSLEKLLQKPVGEDGVAEVVLVTHTTTKHQNDQIYQQLRDSGIVKEIKSHYRVEGGAQ; encoded by the coding sequence TTGGTTGAAAGCGTATCTGTAGGATTATTAGGACTAGGAACAGTAGGAAGCGGAGTGGTCCGGATGGTGGAGGGCCACCAGGAGGAATTGCTTCACCGTGTAGGCTGTCCGGTCTACATAGAAAAAGTACTCGTACAAAATCTTGACAAGGAAAGATCCTGTACAATTAAGCCGGAATTATTGACGAGCAATGCTGAAGAGGTTGTGAACCACCCTGAAATAGATGTTGTCATTGAGGTTATCGGAGGTATAGAGCTAGCGAGAGAATACATCTTGCTGGCCTTAAACAATAAAAAACATGTGATTACAGCAAATAAAGATCTTATGGCGCTGCATGGTGCAGAATTACTGTCGGCTGCAGAAAAAAATGGGTGTGATCTATTTTATGAAGCGAGTGTAGCAGGAGGAATTCCGATTATTCGCACTCTTGTGGACGGGCTTGCTTCAGACCGGATCACGAAGATGATGGGAATCGTAAACGGAACGACCAACTACATTTTAACGAAGATGGACAAACAGAATTTAACGTTTGAAGAAGTATTAAAAGAGGCTCAGGACTTAGGCTATGCGGAAGCTGACCCGACTTCAGACGTGGAAGGAATCGATGCAGCAAGGAAGATGGCGATTCTGGCATCCCTCGGTTTTTCTATGAACATTCATCTTGATGATGTGGAAGTGAAGGGGATCTCCAATATTACAAGTGATGATCTAGTGTATGCCCGCCAGTTTGGCTATTCAATGAAATTGATCGGCAACGCAAGAAAGGATGGTGGAAAAGTCGAAGTGAGTGTGGAACCGACGCTGCTTCCGGATACGCATCCGCTTGCGTCTGTACAAAACGAGTATAACGCGGTTTACATTTATGGAGAAGCTGTTGGGGAGACCATGTTCTTCGGCCCGGGTGCCGGCCAGCTGCCTACCGCTACATCCATCGTGTCTGACCTTGTAGCAGTCGTTCGCAATATGCGCCTTGGCGTTAACGGAAAAAGTGTAGTGGCTCCTCAATTTGAAAAACAATTAAAGCAAGCCGATGAGATTGAAGGGAAGTACTTTTACCGATTGCATGTCAAAGATGAAGCAGGAACATTTTCTTCTCTGACATCTGTCTTTGCAGAAAATCACGTCAGCTTGGAAAAACTGCTTCAAAAACCAGTCGGTGAAGATGGGGTTGCTGAGGTGGTTCTCGTAACGCATACGACAACAAAGCACCAAAATGACCAGATTTATCAGCAGTTACGGGATTCAGGGATCGTCAAAGAAATTAAGAGCCATTACAGAGTAGAAGGAGGAGCACAATGA
- a CDS encoding TIGR01457 family HAD-type hydrolase, producing MKKYKGYLIDLDGTMYRGKERIEEAVQFVQELNRRGLPYLFVTNNSSKTKEEVASVLQNFEIPATSDHVYTTSMATANYIEKIKPDATVYCIGEEGIRQALLEKGFTLTEEQPDFVVMGIDRSINYEKLAIACLAVRNGARFISTNGDIALPTERGLLPGNGSLTSVVAVSTRVEPTFIGKPEAVIMEMALEELGTAKEDTLMIGDNYDTDILAGIRSGLDTLLVHTGVTQKEHLGLVDIQPTYTVNGLDEWKAFV from the coding sequence ATGAAAAAATATAAAGGCTATTTGATTGATCTGGATGGAACGATGTACAGAGGTAAGGAACGGATTGAAGAGGCGGTGCAATTCGTTCAGGAGCTGAACAGGAGAGGCCTCCCTTATCTTTTTGTGACGAACAACTCTTCAAAAACGAAAGAAGAAGTGGCATCTGTTCTCCAAAACTTTGAAATCCCAGCCACCTCGGATCATGTGTACACGACAAGCATGGCAACTGCCAACTATATTGAAAAAATTAAACCAGACGCTACTGTCTATTGCATCGGAGAAGAAGGGATTCGACAGGCATTATTGGAAAAGGGCTTCACCCTTACTGAGGAGCAGCCTGATTTTGTGGTTATGGGGATCGACCGTTCGATCAACTATGAAAAATTAGCGATTGCCTGTCTTGCTGTGAGAAACGGCGCTCGTTTTATTTCCACCAACGGAGATATTGCTCTGCCTACCGAAAGAGGCCTTTTACCAGGAAACGGCTCGCTGACTTCTGTTGTTGCTGTTTCCACACGGGTAGAACCGACCTTTATTGGTAAGCCGGAGGCGGTTATTATGGAGATGGCACTTGAAGAGCTCGGTACCGCGAAGGAAGATACATTGATGATCGGCGACAATTACGATACCGATATCTTGGCGGGAATACGTTCTGGCCTTGATACCCTCCTTGTACACACGGGTGTAACCCAGAAGGAGCACCTCGGCCTGGTTGATATTCAGCCGACGTACACGGTGAATGGACTGGATGAATGGAAAGCATTTGTATAA
- a CDS encoding phosphatidylglycerophosphatase A family protein, translating to MREKKVENVEETALRLLKERGVTLKDIAELVYFLQVPYHPDLELSVCLQNVERVVAKREVQNAILTGVQLDMLAEKKMLEGPLQEILERDESLYGIDEVIALSIVNIYGSIGFTNYGFIDKQKPGILEKLNDKSSGKVHTFLDDIVGAIAAAASSRLAHRAANTE from the coding sequence ATGAGAGAGAAAAAGGTAGAGAATGTTGAGGAAACAGCACTGCGCCTGCTCAAGGAACGGGGCGTAACATTAAAGGATATCGCCGAACTTGTTTATTTTCTTCAAGTGCCTTACCATCCTGACCTTGAGTTATCTGTCTGCCTTCAGAACGTAGAAAGGGTCGTTGCCAAACGTGAGGTGCAAAACGCTATATTGACTGGAGTACAGCTTGACATGCTCGCCGAGAAAAAAATGCTTGAAGGCCCTCTTCAGGAAATTCTTGAACGAGATGAGAGCTTGTATGGCATCGATGAAGTAATTGCTCTTTCTATTGTTAATATATACGGATCCATCGGTTTTACGAACTACGGCTTCATTGATAAACAAAAACCGGGCATCCTTGAAAAATTGAATGATAAATCCTCAGGAAAAGTTCATACCTTCCTCGATGATATTGTGGGTGCGATTGCGGCCGCTGCTTCCAGCCGTCTTGCCCACCGTGCAGCCAATACTGAGTAA
- the thrB gene encoding homoserine kinase, producing the protein MCASMTFSPFSIQVPGSTANLGPGFDSIGMAITMYLTVNVFPSSQWKFTYIGNELQVLNGEKTNLIHDAALLVAKDHGKELPCCSIEVESELPLSRGLGSSAAAIVAGIEWANRVLSLSLSNKEKSLYACQMEGHPDNVVPSLIGGLAISSYGENTVETVQVHDLSVEMVLVIPSFELSTSKARKALPESLPHAQAVQASAVSNVLVASVLTNDWKTAGKMMERDLLHEPYRQCWFPDFAAIKQKAFELGAYGTAISGAGPTVISFVPAGSGERIRERLASVFEGYVCRMVLPDSKGVRIEQLSLPA; encoded by the coding sequence TTGTGTGCTTCAATGACCTTTTCCCCGTTTTCCATCCAAGTACCGGGCAGTACAGCTAATTTAGGGCCTGGTTTTGATTCAATAGGAATGGCGATCACAATGTACTTAACCGTGAATGTGTTTCCGTCTTCACAATGGAAATTCACTTACATTGGAAATGAACTGCAAGTACTGAACGGAGAAAAAACGAATCTAATACATGATGCAGCTTTGCTGGTTGCAAAGGATCATGGTAAAGAGCTGCCATGCTGCTCCATTGAAGTGGAGAGCGAGCTCCCTCTTTCAAGGGGACTGGGCAGCAGTGCGGCAGCAATCGTAGCTGGTATAGAGTGGGCAAACCGTGTACTTTCACTCTCTTTGTCTAATAAAGAGAAATCCTTATATGCCTGCCAAATGGAAGGGCATCCTGACAATGTGGTCCCCTCATTGATCGGCGGCTTAGCCATCAGCAGCTACGGAGAAAACACGGTTGAAACGGTACAAGTCCATGATTTATCAGTGGAAATGGTGCTTGTCATCCCGTCCTTTGAGCTTTCAACGAGCAAGGCAAGAAAAGCATTGCCCGAAAGCTTGCCTCACGCTCAGGCAGTTCAGGCGAGTGCGGTAAGCAACGTGTTAGTTGCTTCTGTGCTTACAAACGACTGGAAAACGGCAGGAAAAATGATGGAAAGAGATCTGCTGCACGAACCTTATCGCCAGTGCTGGTTTCCTGATTTTGCAGCAATTAAACAGAAAGCATTTGAACTTGGCGCTTATGGAACAGCCATAAGCGGGGCAGGCCCGACAGTGATCAGCTTTGTGCCGGCAGGTTCCGGAGAACGTATCAGGGAACGGCTGGCATCAGTGTTTGAGGGTTATGTCTGCAGAATGGTTCTTCCTGATTCAAAGGGAGTTCGAATCGAACAGCTTTCTCTTCCGGCATAA
- a CDS encoding VOC family protein: MAVRKLEHIGIMVENLEESISFYRDIIGLDVINRMKHSKPGIELVFLGLEGEILVELVGGHNRQLAEEGKVNHVAFTVDDLSKEIQELKNHSVLLVEDKETSLPDGSQYIFFYGPDRERIEYFQPGTPK; encoded by the coding sequence ATGGCTGTAAGAAAGCTTGAGCATATAGGAATTATGGTTGAAAACTTGGAAGAATCCATTTCCTTTTACCGTGACATCATAGGTTTGGATGTAATCAACCGAATGAAACACTCCAAGCCAGGAATCGAACTAGTTTTTTTGGGACTGGAAGGGGAGATCCTGGTTGAGCTGGTAGGAGGCCACAATAGACAGCTGGCTGAAGAAGGAAAAGTGAATCATGTGGCGTTTACCGTAGATGATCTCTCGAAAGAAATTCAGGAGCTGAAGAATCATAGCGTTCTGTTAGTCGAAGATAAGGAGACATCGTTGCCGGATGGTTCTCAGTATATTTTCTTCTATGGCCCTGACCGGGAGAGAATTGAATATTTTCAGCCAGGAACGCCGAAATAA
- the thrC gene encoding threonine synthase, translating to MSYKGLIHRYRDFLPVNAATPELSLLEGNTPLIPLEHLSKEWGIELSVKYEGANPTGSFKDRGMVMAVAKAKEEGSKAIICASTGNTSAAAAAYGARAGLRCIVVIPSGKVALGKLAQAKMYGAEVFEIDGNFDEALQMVRRLSEEEPLTLVNSVNPFRLEGQKTAAFEIVDAMGSAPDVLAIPVGNAGNISAYWKGFKEYHEKKGSGLPRMQGFQAEGAAPIVNNAVVKNPETIATAIRIGNPASWSFAVDAVQQSNGGVNSVSDQEIVEAYHLLAKKEGVFAEPASCSSIAGVWKLVKSGKLAKGTKVVAVLTGNGLKDPETAMDTVTVNPVKVSNQIEELREAMKGCVLQ from the coding sequence ATGAGCTATAAAGGACTAATTCATCGATACAGGGATTTCTTACCCGTCAATGCCGCTACACCTGAACTTTCTCTGTTGGAGGGAAACACACCGCTTATTCCTCTTGAACACCTTTCAAAAGAATGGGGTATCGAGCTCTCCGTTAAATATGAAGGAGCCAATCCGACGGGATCCTTCAAGGACCGGGGGATGGTAATGGCCGTAGCGAAAGCGAAGGAAGAAGGAAGCAAGGCCATCATCTGTGCGTCAACGGGTAACACGAGTGCAGCGGCTGCCGCCTATGGAGCGAGGGCAGGGCTCCGGTGTATCGTAGTTATTCCTTCTGGAAAAGTGGCGCTCGGCAAGCTGGCACAGGCTAAAATGTATGGTGCGGAAGTGTTTGAGATCGATGGGAATTTTGATGAGGCACTTCAGATGGTCCGCAGATTAAGTGAAGAAGAGCCACTGACTCTCGTAAACTCCGTCAATCCGTTCCGTCTGGAAGGACAGAAAACAGCAGCGTTTGAAATCGTGGATGCGATGGGTTCAGCACCAGATGTGCTCGCCATTCCCGTAGGCAATGCAGGCAACATTTCTGCGTATTGGAAAGGATTCAAAGAATATCACGAGAAGAAGGGAAGCGGGCTCCCGAGGATGCAAGGCTTTCAGGCGGAAGGAGCAGCCCCGATCGTTAATAATGCCGTAGTAAAGAATCCAGAAACAATTGCCACTGCAATCCGAATCGGGAATCCAGCCAGCTGGAGCTTCGCGGTCGATGCTGTACAGCAGTCGAATGGCGGGGTGAACAGTGTCAGTGATCAGGAAATTGTAGAAGCATACCATCTGCTGGCGAAAAAAGAAGGCGTCTTTGCAGAACCGGCTTCGTGCTCATCCATTGCAGGCGTTTGGAAACTCGTAAAAAGCGGCAAGCTCGCCAAAGGAACAAAGGTTGTCGCCGTGCTGACTGGAAACGGGCTGAAGGATCCGGAGACAGCGATGGATACGGTTACTGTCAACCCGGTCAAAGTTTCCAATCAAATTGAAGAGCTGAGGGAGGCCATGAAGGGTTGTGTGCTTCAATGA
- the yutH gene encoding spore coat putative kinase YutH has translation MFERDIYHHYQLYCDGKRSISGYRYFVSGGEQYLVIPQKKITIDRIEEIVYFSDYLRYKGEKGIAGLFPTMSNLPNANIEGEPILLFKIEKSNRTASEKRPLGEELAAFHKNGRELPPPATSDSLLYGSWAVLWMNRVDQAKEWYREVFAKPVKTEFDQLFLTTFPYYEGLSENAIQYIIDYNMEDSIREEAGPSICHERFQENSWLQFDNDYIKLPTGWVLDHPVRDIAEWIRSCVYQKNFTPESITSFLDDYERVIPLKREGWRLLYGRLLYPVWYFDLLEKHYQNEREIGKELSQHKFTEYLLREEQNENFLRSFFPLIGLPADRLQIPIVNWLLPST, from the coding sequence ATGTTCGAGAGGGACATTTATCATCATTATCAATTATATTGTGATGGAAAAAGAAGCATCAGTGGATATCGCTATTTTGTTTCTGGGGGAGAACAGTACTTAGTCATTCCGCAGAAAAAGATTACGATTGACCGCATTGAAGAGATTGTTTATTTCAGCGATTATTTAAGGTACAAGGGGGAGAAGGGCATCGCAGGACTTTTTCCTACAATGTCGAACCTCCCTAATGCCAATATTGAGGGTGAACCTATCCTATTATTCAAAATTGAAAAGTCAAACCGAACTGCATCGGAAAAAAGGCCGCTGGGCGAAGAACTTGCCGCCTTCCATAAAAACGGCCGAGAGCTTCCTCCGCCGGCTACGTCGGATAGCTTATTGTATGGAAGCTGGGCCGTCCTGTGGATGAACCGTGTGGACCAGGCCAAAGAGTGGTACCGGGAAGTTTTTGCGAAGCCGGTAAAAACAGAATTTGACCAATTGTTTCTAACGACCTTTCCTTATTATGAAGGACTTTCAGAAAATGCGATCCAGTACATCATCGATTACAATATGGAAGATTCCATAAGAGAAGAGGCCGGCCCCTCCATATGCCACGAGCGATTTCAGGAGAATTCATGGCTTCAGTTTGATAACGATTATATAAAGCTTCCTACAGGCTGGGTACTCGACCATCCTGTGCGTGATATTGCAGAGTGGATCCGTTCCTGTGTATACCAAAAAAACTTTACTCCTGAAAGCATCACATCGTTTCTCGATGATTACGAGCGGGTAATCCCTCTAAAAAGAGAAGGCTGGAGATTGTTATACGGACGTCTTTTATATCCGGTATGGTATTTTGATCTGCTTGAAAAGCACTATCAAAATGAACGGGAGATCGGCAAAGAATTATCTCAGCACAAATTTACAGAATATCTGCTGAGGGAAGAGCAGAACGAAAATTTCTTGCGCTCGTTTTTTCCATTGATCGGCTTGCCTGCCGATCGGCTTCAGATTCCAATCGTTAACTGGCTTCTCCCCAGCACGTAA
- a CDS encoding SDR family oxidoreductase produces MRDKEVNKELLGKAAIVTGVSRLEGMGAAFCRTLARGGASVFFTYWSNYDKGMPWGKKESDPEILLQELKRFGMAHGMMELNLAEADSYARLFDEAERTVGSPSILVNNACYSVNDTIATFTAEHLDKHYEINVRATSMLCVEFARRWNGVSGGRIINMTSGQSKGPMAGELAYAATKGAIDALTVTFSEEVGEQGITVNAINPGPTDTGWMNEETHKHLAARFPSGRVGMPDDAARLVHFLASDQSEWITGQIIHSEGGFKRG; encoded by the coding sequence ATGAGGGATAAAGAAGTGAACAAGGAATTGTTAGGAAAAGCTGCTATTGTCACGGGAGTAAGCCGGCTGGAAGGGATGGGTGCGGCGTTTTGCCGGACACTTGCCCGGGGAGGGGCTTCTGTTTTTTTTACATATTGGTCGAATTATGATAAGGGAATGCCTTGGGGAAAAAAAGAAAGCGATCCTGAAATCCTCTTACAGGAGCTGAAACGGTTCGGTATGGCTCATGGAATGATGGAATTGAATCTTGCGGAGGCCGATTCCTATGCAAGGCTGTTTGATGAAGCGGAACGTACGGTTGGGTCGCCTTCCATTCTTGTTAACAACGCCTGTTATTCAGTAAATGACACGATTGCGACGTTCACGGCAGAACATTTGGACAAACACTATGAAATCAATGTTCGCGCAACGTCAATGCTTTGTGTGGAATTCGCCCGCCGCTGGAATGGAGTTTCTGGCGGAAGGATCATTAATATGACGTCAGGACAGTCTAAAGGGCCGATGGCGGGAGAACTTGCCTATGCTGCTACAAAAGGGGCCATTGATGCACTTACAGTTACATTCAGTGAGGAAGTGGGGGAACAAGGCATTACAGTAAACGCGATTAATCCTGGACCGACAGACACGGGCTGGATGAATGAAGAGACGCATAAGCACCTAGCTGCCCGTTTCCCATCAGGAAGAGTTGGGATGCCTGATGATGCAGCAAGGTTAGTTCATTTTCTTGCCAGCGATCAAAGCGAATGGATTACAGGCCAGATCATACATTCAGAGGGTGGTTTCAAACGCGGATAA
- a CDS encoding alpha/beta-type small acid-soluble spore protein — protein sequence MSKNINETVVSGVQNALNQMKQEIAREFGVSLGADTTSRQNGSVGGEITKRLVQMAEQQL from the coding sequence ATGTCTAAAAATATAAATGAAACTGTTGTTTCTGGAGTACAAAACGCATTGAATCAAATGAAACAGGAGATTGCCAGGGAGTTTGGTGTTTCTTTAGGAGCAGATACGACGTCTAGACAGAACGGTTCGGTTGGCGGCGAGATCACGAAGCGCCTCGTACAGATGGCTGAGCAACAGCTTTGA
- a CDS encoding helix-turn-helix transcriptional regulator — translation MAMANNTSTRSEIIHMLKRYRKLTVTEMASRLGITEMAVRRHLNTLERDRLVETTLVRQAMGRPLNVYQLSEEADEQFPRNYSGLTVEFMRDIQEIAGEKAVHELFVRRENRLNDKYKKRMENKSFEQKVAELADIQNEAGYMVEWEKTEDGQYELKEFNCPIAKVANEYQHACSCELSLFQRMLGTDHVERTECLAKGGSYCKYLISEEKNA, via the coding sequence ATGGCTATGGCTAATAACACCTCTACCCGTTCTGAAATCATTCATATGCTTAAGCGATATAGAAAATTGACGGTTACTGAAATGGCCAGCCGCCTGGGGATTACCGAGATGGCTGTCAGGCGCCACTTAAATACATTAGAGAGAGACAGGCTCGTTGAAACCACCCTGGTCCGCCAGGCCATGGGACGGCCGCTGAATGTGTATCAGCTCTCCGAAGAAGCGGATGAACAATTTCCGCGCAACTATTCGGGGCTGACCGTTGAATTTATGAGAGACATTCAGGAGATTGCCGGTGAGAAAGCTGTGCATGAATTGTTTGTCCGCCGGGAAAACCGCTTAAATGATAAGTATAAGAAACGGATGGAGAATAAGAGCTTTGAGCAAAAGGTGGCAGAACTCGCCGACATTCAAAACGAAGCCGGCTATATGGTCGAGTGGGAAAAAACAGAAGACGGCCAGTATGAATTAAAAGAATTCAACTGCCCGATTGCCAAAGTAGCAAATGAATATCAGCATGCCTGCTCATGTGAGCTTTCTTTATTCCAGAGAATGCTCGGTACAGACCATGTGGAACGCACAGAGTGTCTTGCTAAAGGCGGCTCGTATTGCAAATATTTGATTTCCGAAGAGAAAAACGCATAA